Proteins encoded together in one Diceros bicornis minor isolate mBicDic1 chromosome 18, mDicBic1.mat.cur, whole genome shotgun sequence window:
- the PER1 gene encoding period circadian protein homolog 1 isoform X3, which produces MSGPLEGAHGGGDPRPGESFCPGGVPSPGPPQHRPCPGPSLADDTDANSNGSSGNESNGPESRGASQRSSHSSSSGNGKDSALLETTESSKSTNSQSPSPPSSSIAYSLLSASSEQDNPSTSGCSSEQSARARTQKELMMALRELKLRLPPERRGKGRSGTLATLQYALACVKQVQANQEYYQQWSLEEGEPCAMDMSTYTLEELEHITSEYTLRNQDTFSVAVSFLTGRIVYISEQAGILLHCKRDVFRGARFSELLAPQDVGVFYGSTAPSRLPTWGTGALAGSGLKDFAQEKSVFCRIRGGPDWDPGPRYQPFRLTPYVTKIRVSDGAPAQPCCLLIAERIHSGYEAPRIPPDKRIFTTRHTPSCLFQDVDERAAPLLGYLPQDLLGAPVLLFLHPEDRPLMLAIHKKILQLAGQPFDHSPIRFCARNGEYVTMDTSWAGFVHPWSRKVAFVLGRHKVRTAPLNEDVFTPPAPSPALSLDSDIQELSEQIHRLLLQPVHSPSPTGLCGVGPVTSSGPLLSPGSSSDSNGGDAEGPGPPAPVTFQQICKDVHLVKHQGQQLFIESRARPPARPCLPATGTFKAKTLPSQFPDPDLEAAPALIQAPLALAPEEAERKEASTCSYQQINCLDSILRYLESCNIPSTTKRKCASSSSCTTSSASDDDKQRTGPVPVGAKKDIIMLEDLPGLASGPALSPIVAPDPAPDAYRPVGLTKAVLSLHTQKEEQAFLSRFRDLGKLRGLDSSLAPLAPGERGCHHGPTPPGRRHHCRSKAKRSRHHQTPRAEAPCYVSHPSPVPPSATWPPPPVPTPFPAVVQPYPLPVFSPQGSSQPLPPAPTSVPPAAFPAPLVTPMVALVLPNYLFSTPSSYPYGVPQTPAEGPPTPASHSPSPSLPPLPPSPPHRPNSPLFNSRCSSPLQLNLLQLEESLRVEGGAVAGGPGSSAGPPPPSEEATEPEARLVEVTESSNQDALSGSSDLLELLLQEDSRSGTGSAASGSGSLGSGLGSGSGSGSHEGGSTSASITRSSQSSHTSKYFGSIDSSEAEAGAAQARAEPGDQVIKYVLQDPIWLLMANADQRVMMTYQVPSRDMASVLKQDRELLRAMQKQQPRFSEDQRRELGAVHSWVRKGQLPRALDVMACVDCGSSTQDPGHPDDPLFSELDGLGLEPMEEGGGEGGGGSGEGEGGDEAGAQAGARVSSFQDLAMEEEEQGGSSSSLALPATENGTS; this is translated from the exons ATGAGCGGCCCCCTAGAAGGGGCTCATGGGGGAGGGGACCCCAGGCCAGGGGAATCTTTTTGTCCTGGAGGGGTCCCATCCCCTGGGCCTCCACAGCACCGGCCTTGCCCTGGCCCGAGCCTGGCTGATGACACGGATGCCAACAGCAATGGCTCGAGTGGCAATGAGTCCAACGGGCCCGAGTCTAGGGGTGCATCTCAGCGGAGCTCACATAGCTCCTCCTCCGGCAATGGCAAGGACTCGGCCCTGCTGGAGACCACTGAGAGCAGCAAGAG CACAAACTCGCAGAGCCCATCCCCACCCAGCAGTTCCATTGCCTACAGCCTCCTGAGTGCCAGCTCGGAGCAGGACAACCCGTCTACCAGTGGCTGCAG CAGTGAACAGTCAGCCCGGGCAAGGACCCAGAAGGAACTCATGATGGCACTGCGGGAGCTCAAGCTTCGGCTGCCACCAGAGCGCCGGGGCAAGGGCCGCTCTGGGACCCTGGCCACACTACAGTATGCACTGGCTTGTGTCAAGCAGGTGCAGG CCAACCAGGAATACTACCAGCagtggagcctggaggagggtgaACCTTGTGCCATGGACATGTCCACCTACACtctggaggagctggagcacaTTACGTCTGAGTACACGCTTCGCAACCAG GATACCTTCTCCGTGGCTGTCTCTTTCCTGACAGGCCGCATCGTCTACATTTCGGAGCAGGCAGGTATCCTGCTGCACTGCAAGCGGGATGTGTTCCGAGGTGCCCGCTTCTCGGAGCTCCTGGCTCCCCAGGATGTGGGCGTCTTCTATGGTTCCACTGCCCCATCTCGCCTGCCCACCTGGGGCACTGGGGCCTTGGCAG GTTCAGGCCTCAAGGACTTCGCCCAGGAAAAGTCCGTTTTCTGCCGTATCAG AGGAGGTCCTGACTGGGATCCAGGGCCTCGGTACCAGCCATTCCGCCTAACCCCATATGTGACCAAGATCCGGGTCTCAGATGGGGCCCCCGCGCAGCCATGCTGCCTACTCATCGCAGAGCGCATCCACTCGGGTTATGAAG ctcCCCGGATCCCCCCTGACAAGAGGATCTTCACCACACGGCACACGCCCAGTTGCCTCTTCCAGGATGTGGACGAAAG GGCGGCCCCACTGCTGGGCTACCTGCCCCAGGACCTCCTGGGGGCCCCAGTGCTCCTGTTCCTGCATCCCGAGGACCGACCCCTCATGCTGGCCATCCACAAGAAGA TTCTGCAGCTGGCTGGCCAGCCCTTTGACCACTCCCCTATCCGCTTCTGCGCCCGTAATGGGGAGTATGTCACCATGGACACCAGCTGGGCCGGCTTCGTGCACCCCTGGAGCCGCAAGGTGGCCTTTGTGTTGGGCCGTCACAAAGTACGCAC GGCACCCCTGAATGAGGATGTGTTCACTCCCccggcccccagcccagccctgtccCTGGACTCTGATATCCAGGAGCTCTCTGAGCAGATCCACCGGCTGCTGTTACAG CCTGTGCACAGCCCCAGCCCCACGGGGCTTTGCGGAGTCGGCCCTGTGACTTCCTCAGGCcctctcctcagccctggctcctccAGTGATAGCAATGGGGGTGATGCCGAGGGTCCTGGGCCTCCTGCCCCG GTGACCTTCCAGCAGATCTGTAAGGATGTGCATCTGGTGAAGCATCAGGGGCAGCAGCTTTTTATTGAGTCTCGGGCCCGGCCTCCGGCCCGGCCCTGCCTCCCTG CTACAGGCACATTCAAGGCCAAGACCCTTCCAAGCCAGTTCCCAGACCCAGACCTGGAGGCGGCCCCTGCTCTAATCCAGGCCCCACTAGCCTTAGCCCCTGAGGAGGCTGAGAGGAAAGAAGCCTCCACTTGCTCCTACCAGCAGATCAACTGCCTGGACAGCATCCTCAG GTACCTGGAGAGCTGCAACATCCCCAGCACGACCAAGCGTAAAtgtgcctcctcctcttcctgcacCACGTCCTCGGCCTCTGACGACGACAAGCAGAGGACAGGTCCAGTCCCTGTGGGGGCCAAGAAAG ACATCATCATGTTGGAGGACCTTCCTGGTCTGGCTTCAGGCCCAGCCCTGAGCCCTATAGTAGCCCCTGACCCAGCCCCAGATGCCTACCGCCCGGTGGGCCTGACTAAGGCCgtgctgtccctgcacacacagaAGGAGGAGCAGGCCTTCCTCAGCCGCTTCCGTGACCTCGGCAAGCTGCGTGGACTTGACAGCTCCTTGGCCCCCTTGGCCCCTGGCGAGCGAG GCTGCCACCATGGCCCCACACCCCCCGGCCGCCGTCACCACTGTCGATCCAAAGCCAAGCGCTCCCGCCACCACCAGACCCCCCGGGCTGAAGCCCCCTGCTATGTCTCCCACCCCTCGCCTGTGCCGCCCTCTGCCACCTGGCCCCCACCACCAGTCCCTACTCCCTTCCCGGCTGTGGTCCAGCCCTACCCCCTCCCAGTGTTCTCCCCTCAAGGAAGCTCCCAGCCTCTTCCCCCTGCCCCTACATCTGTGCCTCCTGCAGCTTTCCCTGCCCCCCTGGTGACCCCAATGGTGGCCTTGGTGCTCCCTAACTATTTGTTCTCTACCCCATCCAGCTATCCCTATGGGGTACCCCAGACCCCTGCCGAGGGGCCTCCTACCCCTGCCTCCCACTCCccttctccatccctccctcctctgccccccagccctccccaccgCCCGAACTCTCCACTGTTCAACTCAAGATGCAGCTCCCCACTCCAGCTAAATCTGCTGCAGCTTGAGGAGTCCCTGCGTGTTGAGGGGGGTGCTGTTGCAGGGGGCCCTGGGAGCAGTGCTGGGCCCCCGCCTCCCAGTGAGGAGGCCACTGAACCAGAGGCCAGACTG gtGGAGGTAACAGAGTCCTCCAATCAGGACGCACTTTCCGGCTCCAGTGACCTGCTGGAGTTGCTGCTGCAAGAGGACTCTCGCTCTGGCACAGGCTCTGCCGCCTCTGGCTCGGGCTCGTTGGGCTCTGGCTTGGGCTCTGGGTCTGGTTCAGGCTCCCATGAGGGGGGCAGCACCTCAGCCAGCATCACAC GCAGCAGTCAGAGCAGCCACACAAGCAAGTACTTCGGCAGCATCGACTCTTCTGAGGCTGAGGCTGGGgctgcccaggccagggctgagcCTGGGGACCAGGTCATTAAGTACGTGCTCCAGGATCCCATCTGGCTGCTCATGGCCAACGCTGACCAGCGTGTCATGATGACTTACCAGGTGCCCTCCAG GGACATGGCCTCTGTGCTGAAGCAGGACAGGGAGCTGCTCCGGGCCATGCAGAAACAGCAGCCACGGTTCTCGGAGGATCAGCGGAGGGAACTGGGTGCTGTGCACTCCTGGGTCCGGAAGGGCCAGCTGCCTCGGGCCCTTGATGTGATG GCCTGTGTGGACTGCGGAAGTAGCACCCAAGATCCTGGCCACCCTGATGACCCACTCTTCTCGGAACTGGATggactggggctggagcccatGGAGGAGGGTGGAGGCGAGGGTGGTGGCGGTAGTGGTGAGGGTGAGGGCGGAGATGAGGCTGGAGCCCAGGCTGGGGCCAGGGTCTCAAGCTTTCAGGACCTGGccatggaggaggaggaacaaGGCGGGAGCTCGTCCAGTCTAGCCTTACCTGCCACAGAAAATGGCACCAGCTAG
- the PER1 gene encoding period circadian protein homolog 1 isoform X2 — MSGPLEGAHGGGDPRPGESFCPGGVPSPGPPQHRPCPGPSLADDTDANSNGSSGNESNGPESRGASQRSSHSSSSGNGKDSALLETTESSKSTNSQSPSPPSSSIAYSLLSASSEQDNPSTSGCSSEQSARARTQKELMMALRELKLRLPPERRGKGRSGTLATLQYALACVKQVQANQEYYQQWSLEEGEPCAMDMSTYTLEELEHITSEYTLRNQDTFSVAVSFLTGRIVYISEQAGILLHCKRDVFRGARFSELLAPQDVGVFYGSTAPSRLPTWGTGALAGSGLKDFAQEKSVFCRIRGGPDWDPGPRYQPFRLTPYVTKIRVSDGAPAQPCCLLIAERIHSGYEAPRIPPDKRIFTTRHTPSCLFQDVDERAAPLLGYLPQDLLGAPVLLFLHPEDRPLMLAIHKKILQLAGQPFDHSPIRFCARNGEYVTMDTSWAGFVHPWSRKVAFVLGRHKVRTAPLNEDVFTPPAPSPALSLDSDIQELSEQIHRLLLQPVHSPSPTGLCGVGPVTSSGPLLSPGSSSDSNGGDAEGPGPPAPVTFQQICKDVHLVKHQGQQLFIESRARPPARPCLPATGTFKAKTLPSQFPDPDLEAAPALIQAPLALAPEEAERKEASTCSYQQINCLDSILRYLESCNIPSTTKRKCASSSSCTTSSASDDDKQRTGPVPVGAKKDPSAVLSGEGATLRKEPVVGGTLSPLALANKAESVVSVTSQCSFSSTIVHVGDKKPPESDIIMLEDLPGLASGPALSPIVAPDPAPDAYRPVGLTKAVLSLHTQKEEQAFLSRFRDLGKLRGLDSSLAPLAPGERGCHHGPTPPGRRHHCRSKAKRSRHHQTPRAEAPCYVSHPSPVPPSATWPPPPVPTPFPAVVQPYPLPVFSPQGSSQPLPPAPTSVPPAAFPAPLVTPMVALVLPNYLFSTPSSYPYGVPQTPAEGPPTPASHSPSPSLPPLPPSPPHRPNSPLFNSRCSSPLQLNLLQLEESLRVEGGAVAGGPGSSAGPPPPSEEATEPEARLVEVTESSNQDALSGSSDLLELLLQEDSRSGTGSAASGSGSLGSGLGSGSGSGSHEGGSTSASITRSSQSSHTSKYFGSIDSSEAEAGAAQARAEPGDQVIKYVLQDPIWLLMANADQRVMMTYQVPSRDMASVLKQDRELLRAMQKQQPRFSEDQRRELGAVHSWVRKGQLPRALDVMACVDCGSSTQDPGHPDDPLFSELDGLGLEPMEEGGGEGGGGSGEGEGGDEAGAQAGARVSSFQDLAMEEEEQGGSSSSLALPATENGTS, encoded by the exons ATGAGCGGCCCCCTAGAAGGGGCTCATGGGGGAGGGGACCCCAGGCCAGGGGAATCTTTTTGTCCTGGAGGGGTCCCATCCCCTGGGCCTCCACAGCACCGGCCTTGCCCTGGCCCGAGCCTGGCTGATGACACGGATGCCAACAGCAATGGCTCGAGTGGCAATGAGTCCAACGGGCCCGAGTCTAGGGGTGCATCTCAGCGGAGCTCACATAGCTCCTCCTCCGGCAATGGCAAGGACTCGGCCCTGCTGGAGACCACTGAGAGCAGCAAGAG CACAAACTCGCAGAGCCCATCCCCACCCAGCAGTTCCATTGCCTACAGCCTCCTGAGTGCCAGCTCGGAGCAGGACAACCCGTCTACCAGTGGCTGCAG CAGTGAACAGTCAGCCCGGGCAAGGACCCAGAAGGAACTCATGATGGCACTGCGGGAGCTCAAGCTTCGGCTGCCACCAGAGCGCCGGGGCAAGGGCCGCTCTGGGACCCTGGCCACACTACAGTATGCACTGGCTTGTGTCAAGCAGGTGCAGG CCAACCAGGAATACTACCAGCagtggagcctggaggagggtgaACCTTGTGCCATGGACATGTCCACCTACACtctggaggagctggagcacaTTACGTCTGAGTACACGCTTCGCAACCAG GATACCTTCTCCGTGGCTGTCTCTTTCCTGACAGGCCGCATCGTCTACATTTCGGAGCAGGCAGGTATCCTGCTGCACTGCAAGCGGGATGTGTTCCGAGGTGCCCGCTTCTCGGAGCTCCTGGCTCCCCAGGATGTGGGCGTCTTCTATGGTTCCACTGCCCCATCTCGCCTGCCCACCTGGGGCACTGGGGCCTTGGCAG GTTCAGGCCTCAAGGACTTCGCCCAGGAAAAGTCCGTTTTCTGCCGTATCAG AGGAGGTCCTGACTGGGATCCAGGGCCTCGGTACCAGCCATTCCGCCTAACCCCATATGTGACCAAGATCCGGGTCTCAGATGGGGCCCCCGCGCAGCCATGCTGCCTACTCATCGCAGAGCGCATCCACTCGGGTTATGAAG ctcCCCGGATCCCCCCTGACAAGAGGATCTTCACCACACGGCACACGCCCAGTTGCCTCTTCCAGGATGTGGACGAAAG GGCGGCCCCACTGCTGGGCTACCTGCCCCAGGACCTCCTGGGGGCCCCAGTGCTCCTGTTCCTGCATCCCGAGGACCGACCCCTCATGCTGGCCATCCACAAGAAGA TTCTGCAGCTGGCTGGCCAGCCCTTTGACCACTCCCCTATCCGCTTCTGCGCCCGTAATGGGGAGTATGTCACCATGGACACCAGCTGGGCCGGCTTCGTGCACCCCTGGAGCCGCAAGGTGGCCTTTGTGTTGGGCCGTCACAAAGTACGCAC GGCACCCCTGAATGAGGATGTGTTCACTCCCccggcccccagcccagccctgtccCTGGACTCTGATATCCAGGAGCTCTCTGAGCAGATCCACCGGCTGCTGTTACAG CCTGTGCACAGCCCCAGCCCCACGGGGCTTTGCGGAGTCGGCCCTGTGACTTCCTCAGGCcctctcctcagccctggctcctccAGTGATAGCAATGGGGGTGATGCCGAGGGTCCTGGGCCTCCTGCCCCG GTGACCTTCCAGCAGATCTGTAAGGATGTGCATCTGGTGAAGCATCAGGGGCAGCAGCTTTTTATTGAGTCTCGGGCCCGGCCTCCGGCCCGGCCCTGCCTCCCTG CTACAGGCACATTCAAGGCCAAGACCCTTCCAAGCCAGTTCCCAGACCCAGACCTGGAGGCGGCCCCTGCTCTAATCCAGGCCCCACTAGCCTTAGCCCCTGAGGAGGCTGAGAGGAAAGAAGCCTCCACTTGCTCCTACCAGCAGATCAACTGCCTGGACAGCATCCTCAG GTACCTGGAGAGCTGCAACATCCCCAGCACGACCAAGCGTAAAtgtgcctcctcctcttcctgcacCACGTCCTCGGCCTCTGACGACGACAAGCAGAGGACAGGTCCAGTCCCTGTGGGGGCCAAGAAAG ATCCATCAGCAGTGCTGTCTGGGGAGGGGGCCACCCTGCGGAAGGAGCCAGTGGTGGGAGGCACCCTGAGCCCACTTGCCCTGGCCAATAAGGCGGAGAGCGTAGTGTCCGTCACCAGTCAGTGTAGCTTCAGCTCCACCATCGTCCATGTAGGAGACAAGAAGCCCCCGGAGTCGG ACATCATCATGTTGGAGGACCTTCCTGGTCTGGCTTCAGGCCCAGCCCTGAGCCCTATAGTAGCCCCTGACCCAGCCCCAGATGCCTACCGCCCGGTGGGCCTGACTAAGGCCgtgctgtccctgcacacacagaAGGAGGAGCAGGCCTTCCTCAGCCGCTTCCGTGACCTCGGCAAGCTGCGTGGACTTGACAGCTCCTTGGCCCCCTTGGCCCCTGGCGAGCGAG GCTGCCACCATGGCCCCACACCCCCCGGCCGCCGTCACCACTGTCGATCCAAAGCCAAGCGCTCCCGCCACCACCAGACCCCCCGGGCTGAAGCCCCCTGCTATGTCTCCCACCCCTCGCCTGTGCCGCCCTCTGCCACCTGGCCCCCACCACCAGTCCCTACTCCCTTCCCGGCTGTGGTCCAGCCCTACCCCCTCCCAGTGTTCTCCCCTCAAGGAAGCTCCCAGCCTCTTCCCCCTGCCCCTACATCTGTGCCTCCTGCAGCTTTCCCTGCCCCCCTGGTGACCCCAATGGTGGCCTTGGTGCTCCCTAACTATTTGTTCTCTACCCCATCCAGCTATCCCTATGGGGTACCCCAGACCCCTGCCGAGGGGCCTCCTACCCCTGCCTCCCACTCCccttctccatccctccctcctctgccccccagccctccccaccgCCCGAACTCTCCACTGTTCAACTCAAGATGCAGCTCCCCACTCCAGCTAAATCTGCTGCAGCTTGAGGAGTCCCTGCGTGTTGAGGGGGGTGCTGTTGCAGGGGGCCCTGGGAGCAGTGCTGGGCCCCCGCCTCCCAGTGAGGAGGCCACTGAACCAGAGGCCAGACTG gtGGAGGTAACAGAGTCCTCCAATCAGGACGCACTTTCCGGCTCCAGTGACCTGCTGGAGTTGCTGCTGCAAGAGGACTCTCGCTCTGGCACAGGCTCTGCCGCCTCTGGCTCGGGCTCGTTGGGCTCTGGCTTGGGCTCTGGGTCTGGTTCAGGCTCCCATGAGGGGGGCAGCACCTCAGCCAGCATCACAC GCAGCAGTCAGAGCAGCCACACAAGCAAGTACTTCGGCAGCATCGACTCTTCTGAGGCTGAGGCTGGGgctgcccaggccagggctgagcCTGGGGACCAGGTCATTAAGTACGTGCTCCAGGATCCCATCTGGCTGCTCATGGCCAACGCTGACCAGCGTGTCATGATGACTTACCAGGTGCCCTCCAG GGACATGGCCTCTGTGCTGAAGCAGGACAGGGAGCTGCTCCGGGCCATGCAGAAACAGCAGCCACGGTTCTCGGAGGATCAGCGGAGGGAACTGGGTGCTGTGCACTCCTGGGTCCGGAAGGGCCAGCTGCCTCGGGCCCTTGATGTGATG GCCTGTGTGGACTGCGGAAGTAGCACCCAAGATCCTGGCCACCCTGATGACCCACTCTTCTCGGAACTGGATggactggggctggagcccatGGAGGAGGGTGGAGGCGAGGGTGGTGGCGGTAGTGGTGAGGGTGAGGGCGGAGATGAGGCTGGAGCCCAGGCTGGGGCCAGGGTCTCAAGCTTTCAGGACCTGGccatggaggaggaggaacaaGGCGGGAGCTCGTCCAGTCTAGCCTTACCTGCCACAGAAAATGGCACCAGCTAG